One Deltaproteobacteria bacterium PRO3 DNA window includes the following coding sequences:
- the holA gene encoding DNA polymerase III subunit delta, with protein sequence MSLAMLKSAEKIPLDPVVALIGPEAYLREKFRESLVSRALGAALKDMNFAQFFAGDDDIRRVVEACQDYPCFAERRVVVLRDAGDLKAKEAETLSAYLDSPQPTTLLLLDDEKLDGRLEWVKKLKKKARVVELETPARDEAEAWVRDCLQREGKKAAPEVVERLVDWVGLSLGALQLAVTQCCLYIGDEPALRLKDVEELLVKVTDENVFEVIDALFQKNYVQLHRSLELLLASGEEPLKILSLIHRHISILLTLKFSGLRRAGSLFRMPPMAWKKYEQQAHRYGKRLGLALWAPLTRADLRLKGSALPRPLLLKRCVDEIIGLLA encoded by the coding sequence ATGTCCCTAGCGATGCTAAAATCCGCCGAAAAAATCCCCCTCGACCCGGTCGTCGCCCTGATCGGTCCCGAGGCCTATCTGCGCGAAAAATTTCGCGAGTCCCTCGTTTCCCGAGCCCTCGGCGCGGCCCTCAAGGACATGAACTTCGCCCAATTCTTCGCCGGCGACGACGACATCCGCCGCGTCGTCGAGGCCTGCCAAGACTACCCCTGCTTCGCCGAACGCCGCGTCGTCGTCCTCCGCGACGCGGGCGATCTCAAGGCCAAGGAGGCCGAAACCCTCAGCGCCTACCTCGATTCCCCCCAGCCGACCACCTTGCTGCTGCTCGACGACGAAAAATTGGACGGGAGGCTCGAATGGGTGAAGAAGCTTAAGAAGAAGGCTCGAGTGGTCGAGCTGGAGACCCCCGCCCGCGACGAGGCCGAGGCTTGGGTGCGGGACTGCCTGCAACGCGAAGGCAAAAAGGCCGCCCCCGAGGTCGTCGAACGCCTGGTCGACTGGGTGGGGCTGTCCTTAGGCGCCCTGCAGCTGGCCGTCACCCAATGCTGCCTCTACATCGGCGACGAGCCGGCGCTGCGGCTCAAGGACGTCGAGGAATTATTGGTCAAGGTTACCGACGAGAACGTCTTCGAGGTGATCGACGCGCTCTTCCAAAAAAACTACGTCCAGCTCCACCGCTCCCTCGAGCTGCTGCTGGCCAGCGGGGAAGAGCCGCTGAAAATCCTCTCCCTGATCCACCGCCACATCTCCATCCTGCTCACCCTCAAGTTTTCGGGGCTGCGCCGCGCCGGCTCGCTGTTCCGCATGCCGCCGATGGCCTGGAAGAAGTACGAGCAGCAGGCGCACCGCTACGGCAAACGCCTCGGCCTGGCCCTTTGGGCCCCGCTGACGCGCGCGGACCTGCGCCTGAAGGGCAGCGCCTTGCCGCGGCCCCTGCTGCTTAAGAGATGCGTGGATGAGATTATCGGATTACTTGCCTAA
- the murJ gene encoding murein biosynthesis integral membrane protein MurJ has product MAPKDPAAPPEDPLQMSAADPADLEAPKMVGPAGMVGAMTLLSRIFGLARDSAIAYILGTRAAADAFYVAFRIPNLLRRLLAEGNLTMSFVPVFTESYRRSKQEAKEIVDVTFTLLTLLLSVVTLAGVLGAGVFVRVTALGFEADPEKFALTVLLTKITFPYIFLVSLGALAMGILNSRKRFLTPAFAPVLLNIGIIMGAWLLSGRFADPAVGIAWGVILGGFFQLLIQVPPLIREGLFPKISFHWRHPGVRKIGRLMLPSIYGSAVYQINLLAITFMASYLPTGSVSYLWYADRVIEFPLGIFAVSLATVVLPLLSEHAAEKDFVRMKQAMRKALATVWLVNIPAAVGLAVLAKPIIAVLFFRGGFNEESTRLTAETLQCFAVGLPFVSATRITSSAFYAVQDARKPVRAANLAVLVNIAAGFALLWPLQHRGLALGVGIGSIANFAMLLYDYRKSVGPLGLRSLAGSILKMAGASGLMALVLFVAMRYWDWTFAPMLPRSLYLIAMIALGSGVYFLAVTLLKVEGSEVLLGAIRRRLRRR; this is encoded by the coding sequence ATGGCCCCCAAGGACCCCGCTGCGCCTCCCGAGGATCCCCTGCAGATGAGCGCGGCCGATCCGGCCGATCTGGAGGCGCCGAAGATGGTCGGCCCGGCGGGGATGGTTGGGGCCATGACCCTCCTAAGCCGCATCTTCGGTCTCGCGCGCGACTCGGCCATCGCCTATATCCTCGGCACCCGCGCCGCGGCGGACGCCTTCTACGTCGCTTTCCGAATTCCCAATCTCCTACGCCGCCTCTTGGCCGAGGGCAACCTGACCATGTCTTTCGTGCCGGTGTTCACCGAGAGTTACCGGCGGTCGAAACAAGAGGCCAAGGAGATCGTCGACGTCACCTTTACCTTGCTGACGCTGCTGCTTTCGGTCGTGACCCTGGCCGGCGTCCTCGGCGCGGGCGTCTTCGTGCGGGTGACCGCGTTGGGCTTCGAGGCCGATCCCGAAAAATTCGCCCTCACGGTCCTGCTGACCAAGATCACCTTTCCTTACATCTTCCTCGTTTCGCTGGGCGCCCTGGCGATGGGGATCCTCAACTCCCGCAAACGCTTCCTCACCCCGGCCTTCGCCCCCGTGTTGTTGAACATCGGAATCATTATGGGGGCCTGGCTCCTTTCCGGGCGTTTCGCCGATCCCGCCGTCGGCATCGCCTGGGGCGTCATCCTCGGGGGCTTTTTTCAGTTGCTGATCCAGGTCCCGCCCCTGATCCGCGAAGGACTTTTCCCGAAAATCAGCTTTCATTGGAGGCATCCGGGCGTCCGCAAGATCGGCCGCCTCATGCTGCCCAGCATCTACGGCTCGGCGGTCTATCAGATCAACCTGCTGGCGATCACCTTCATGGCCTCCTATCTGCCCACCGGCTCGGTGAGCTACCTCTGGTACGCCGATCGGGTGATCGAGTTTCCCCTCGGGATCTTCGCGGTCTCGCTGGCCACCGTTGTCCTGCCGCTGCTCTCCGAGCACGCGGCGGAAAAAGACTTCGTCCGCATGAAACAGGCGATGCGCAAGGCCCTCGCCACCGTCTGGCTGGTCAATATCCCCGCGGCCGTCGGACTGGCCGTTCTGGCCAAGCCCATCATCGCGGTCCTGTTTTTCCGCGGCGGCTTCAACGAGGAATCGACGCGGCTCACGGCGGAGACGCTCCAGTGCTTTGCGGTGGGCTTGCCCTTCGTCTCGGCGACGCGGATTACCTCCTCGGCCTTTTACGCCGTCCAGGACGCGCGCAAGCCGGTGCGCGCCGCCAACCTCGCGGTGCTGGTCAACATCGCCGCAGGCTTCGCTCTGCTCTGGCCCTTGCAACACCGCGGCCTCGCCCTGGGCGTCGGTATCGGCTCGATCGCCAACTTCGCCATGCTGCTCTACGACTACCGCAAGTCGGTGGGGCCGCTCGGCCTGCGCTCCCTCGCGGGCTCCATCCTCAAGATGGCCGGGGCGTCGGGGCTCATGGCCCTCGTCCTGTTCGTCGCCATGCGCTACTGGGATTGGACCTTCGCGCCCATGCTGCCGCGCAGCCTCTACCTGATCGCCATGATCGCGTTGGGCTCGGGGGTCTATTTTCTCGCGGTGACGCTGCTCAAGGTCGAGGGGAGCGAGGTCTTGCTGGGGGCGATCCGGCGGCGCCTGCGCCGCCGCTAG
- a CDS encoding 30S ribosomal protein S20 — MADAKKPKLPKGRHRSQIKRHKQNLKRAERNATIRSEVRTFIKKVRQSVEKKDATLAKTALLDAIKKIDKAVSKGILHSKNRSRKISRLSKLVASLGK; from the coding sequence ATGGCAGACGCGAAGAAACCCAAACTCCCCAAAGGCCGCCACCGCTCTCAGATCAAGCGCCACAAGCAGAATCTGAAGCGGGCCGAGCGCAACGCGACGATCCGCTCCGAAGTCCGCACCTTCATCAAGAAGGTCCGCCAATCGGTGGAGAAAAAGGACGCCACCTTGGCAAAAACCGCCCTGCTGGACGCGATCAAGAAGATCGACAAGGCCGTCTCGAAGGGGATCCTTCATTCGAAGAACCGTTCGCGCAAGATCTCGCGGCTCTCCAAGCTGGTCGCTTCCTTAGGCAAGTAA
- the lysS gene encoding lysine--tRNA ligase codes for MEDNLYYQQRLEKLQKLKEEGLNPFPNDLSCTHTSGEILQNHSGLSKEELEAKKIEVRLAGRIMFQRSFGKACFVKLKDRDGRIQAYVKKDAVSEADWALFERAEVGDFLWVEGYLFRTKTDELSIHVEKLRLAVKSLQQLPEKFHGLTDIEARYRQRYVDLIMNDEVKDVFLKRSLVIQKIRQFLVERRFVEVETPMMQPIPGGAAAKPFVTHHNALDMKLYLRIAPELYLKRLVVGGIERVFEINRNFRNEGISIQHNPEFTMLEFYQAYATYEDLIALTEEMLARLALEVCGSTEISYQGAALSFQKPFRRLTLKEALVQIGGFDPAILTSRDKALAEAKRLEIHLKKEKEGLGAILTELFEEKVEKQLIQPTFITQYPTEVSPLSRRNEADPEVTDRFELFIYGREIANGFSELNDPLDQKERFLKQVAAREAGDEEAMYLDQDFITALEYGMPPTAGEGIGIDRLVMLLTDQASIRDVILFPHMRAKG; via the coding sequence ATGGAAGACAACCTCTACTACCAGCAGCGCCTCGAAAAATTGCAGAAGCTCAAGGAAGAGGGCCTCAATCCCTTTCCCAACGACTTGAGCTGCACGCACACCAGCGGCGAAATTTTGCAAAACCACTCCGGTCTTTCCAAAGAGGAGCTGGAGGCGAAGAAGATCGAGGTGCGGCTGGCCGGGCGCATCATGTTCCAGCGCTCCTTCGGCAAGGCCTGCTTCGTCAAGCTGAAGGACCGCGACGGGCGCATCCAGGCCTACGTCAAGAAAGACGCGGTCTCCGAGGCCGATTGGGCCCTCTTCGAGCGCGCCGAGGTGGGGGATTTTCTTTGGGTCGAGGGCTACCTGTTCCGCACCAAGACCGACGAGCTCTCGATCCACGTCGAGAAGTTGCGCCTCGCGGTGAAGAGCCTCCAGCAGCTCCCCGAAAAATTCCACGGTCTGACCGACATCGAGGCGCGCTACCGCCAGCGCTACGTCGACCTCATCATGAACGACGAGGTGAAGGACGTCTTCCTCAAGCGCTCGCTCGTCATCCAGAAGATCCGCCAGTTCTTAGTCGAGCGCCGCTTCGTCGAGGTCGAGACGCCGATGATGCAGCCCATTCCGGGCGGCGCGGCGGCCAAGCCCTTCGTCACGCACCACAACGCCCTCGACATGAAGCTCTACCTGCGCATCGCGCCCGAGCTCTACCTCAAGCGCCTCGTGGTCGGCGGCATCGAGCGGGTCTTCGAGATCAACCGCAACTTCCGCAACGAGGGGATCAGCATCCAGCACAACCCCGAGTTCACCATGCTCGAGTTCTACCAGGCCTACGCCACCTACGAGGACCTGATCGCCCTGACCGAGGAGATGCTCGCCCGCCTGGCCCTGGAAGTCTGCGGTTCGACCGAGATCAGCTACCAAGGCGCCGCGCTCAGCTTCCAAAAGCCCTTCCGGCGCCTGACGCTCAAGGAGGCCCTCGTCCAGATCGGCGGCTTCGATCCCGCGATATTGACCTCGCGCGACAAGGCCCTGGCCGAAGCGAAGCGCCTCGAGATCCATTTGAAGAAGGAAAAAGAGGGCCTCGGCGCCATCTTGACCGAACTCTTCGAAGAAAAGGTCGAAAAACAGCTGATCCAGCCGACCTTCATCACCCAGTACCCGACCGAGGTCTCGCCGCTCTCGCGGCGCAACGAGGCCGACCCCGAGGTGACCGACCGCTTCGAGCTTTTCATCTACGGCCGCGAGATCGCCAACGGCTTCAGCGAGCTCAACGACCCGCTCGACCAGAAGGAACGTTTCCTCAAGCAGGTCGCCGCCCGCGAGGCCGGCGACGAGGAGGCCATGTACCTCGACCAAGATTTCATCACCGCCCTCGAGTACGGCATGCCGCCCACGGCGGGCGAGGGCATCGGCATCGATCGCCTGGTCATGCTCCTGACCGACCAGGCCTCGATCCGCGACGTGATCCTCTTCCCGCACATGCGGGCGAAAGGCTAG
- a CDS encoding ABC transporter permease, with translation MKAQTFLAVKFLSGKERSFLVSFLTWMAILGVLVSVAAFLVVEAVMVGFGKDLQAKVIGFSPHLSLVLKPGASAGPELLQKLRDLPGVAGVARLVDGEAVLRTEEDETQGVRVRGLEPGEARFPPSFQVSFEEGEGWDSLRAEGEQVPGILLGRELASSLGVVPFLREGVELLYPFGEVGPTGEVEPNLRRFRVVGTFKSGYFDYDNKFALASLDQVRRLFGEHAPEQVGVTFAKPEESLARRGAFQGLPDVERVETWQEKNTRLFSALRLERLGMAFVLTLMVLLASFNILSMLMMVVYERRRDLAILKSLGMSERDLSGIFFRAGLWIGVVGGLGGTALGLGLCWLLKTVKLPLPAPYYLEALPVDVNPLWIALTFLLALGMSLAATLLPAREGRRLTVVEALRYE, from the coding sequence ATGAAAGCGCAGACCTTCCTCGCCGTTAAATTCCTCTCCGGAAAGGAGCGCAGCTTCCTCGTCTCCTTCCTGACCTGGATGGCGATCCTGGGCGTCCTCGTCTCGGTCGCGGCCTTTTTGGTCGTCGAGGCGGTGATGGTGGGCTTCGGCAAGGACTTGCAGGCCAAGGTCATCGGCTTCTCCCCGCACCTCTCCCTCGTCCTGAAACCCGGCGCGAGCGCCGGCCCCGAACTTTTGCAAAAGCTCCGCGACCTGCCCGGCGTCGCCGGCGTCGCGCGCTTGGTCGACGGCGAGGCCGTCCTGCGCACCGAAGAAGACGAGACCCAGGGCGTCCGCGTCCGTGGCCTCGAGCCGGGGGAGGCGCGCTTCCCGCCCTCATTCCAAGTGTCCTTCGAGGAAGGGGAGGGCTGGGACTCGCTGCGGGCCGAGGGCGAGCAGGTCCCCGGCATCCTCCTGGGCCGCGAGCTGGCCTCCAGCCTCGGCGTCGTGCCCTTCCTGCGGGAAGGGGTCGAGCTGCTCTATCCCTTCGGCGAGGTGGGGCCCACCGGCGAGGTCGAGCCCAACCTGCGGCGCTTTCGCGTCGTGGGGACCTTCAAGTCCGGCTATTTCGACTACGACAACAAGTTCGCGCTCGCCTCCCTCGATCAAGTGCGGCGCCTCTTCGGCGAGCACGCCCCCGAGCAGGTCGGCGTCACTTTCGCCAAGCCCGAGGAAAGTCTCGCGCGTCGCGGCGCCTTCCAGGGCCTGCCCGACGTCGAGCGTGTCGAGACCTGGCAGGAGAAGAACACACGCCTCTTCTCGGCGCTGCGCCTGGAGCGCCTCGGCATGGCCTTCGTCCTGACGCTGATGGTCCTGCTCGCCTCCTTCAATATCCTCTCGATGCTGATGATGGTCGTCTACGAGCGCCGGCGCGACCTGGCGATCCTCAAGTCCCTCGGCATGTCGGAGCGGGACCTCTCGGGGATCTTCTTTCGGGCGGGGCTTTGGATCGGCGTCGTGGGCGGCTTGGGCGGGACGGCCTTGGGGCTGGGGCTCTGTTGGCTGCTCAAGACCGTCAAGCTCCCCTTGCCCGCGCCTTATTACCTGGAAGCCTTGCCGGTGGATGTGAACCCGCTTTGGATCGCGCTGACCTTCCTCTTGGCCTTAGGCATGAGCCTCGCGGCGACCTTGCTGCCGGCGCGGGAGGGGAGGCGGCTGACGGTGGTGGAGGCCTTGCGGTACGAATAA